CGGGCGGCGGGAGAACTCCGTGTACTCGACCAGCGCCTCGCGCGGGCCGGTCGGCAGGACGTAGCCGAACGACAGCCCGTGCGGCGGCTGCGGGGTGCGGAAGTCCATCAGCTCGACGGCGGCGGCGTCGAACACGGGCCGCGGGGTGCGCACGAACCAGCCCCGGAAGTGCTGCACCAGCGTCGTGCGGGCCGGCGGCAGCCGCGGCAGCGGCCGCGAGTCGAACACCCAGCGGGCGCGCGCGGTCACCCGGCCGCCGTCCGGCCGCCGGCCGTGCACCAGCGCGCCGCCCGCCGCGGACTCGATCCGTTCGACCACCGCCTCCACGGTCCGCACCCACGGGCTTCCCGCGAGCCCGCGTCCGGCCAGTTCCTCGAAGGCGGGGGAGGACAGCATCTTGTAGCGCAGCGGCGCGATGGCGCGGTCGAGGGTGCGCCCGTCGCCGGAGCGCACCCGCAGCCGCTGCCAGCACGCGGTCAGCGCCTCGTCGTACGGCCCGGCACCCGCCTCCCAGTAGCACCAGGTGCGGCGCGCCGCCCGGTACGGGCCGGGCGGCGCCGCCAGCAGCACCGCCGTCACCGGGCGCGCCCCGGCGGGCGGCCGGGCCAGCCGCAGGGCGAGCGACAGCCCGGCGGCCCCCGCGCCCACGACGGCGACGTCCGACTCCACGTCCACGGCGGCTCCCTCCACGGGCCCGTTGATCCGGCCAGTCTTCCCGCCCCGGGGCTCCGCCGGGCGCCCGCCGGGTCCCCACCGGGCTCGCACATCCACCGAACGGCGCATCCCACGGGGGCCGCCGCACGGAATGTGTGGCGGAGAAGGAAGAACCACGACCTACGAACGAACGCGAGCACGGCGCGCCCAGCCGGGCTCGCCACCGGCGAGAGGAACCGCGATGCGACGCACCCAGGCGACCGCCCGGCCCCCGGCGGACCCGCCGCCCCGCCCGTACGGCGGCACGGGCCCGGTCCGCGCCCGCGGGGGACCGGGGGCGGGCCGGTGACCAGGACGGTGACGGGACCCACCGACCACGTCGTGGTCGTCGGCGCCGGGCTGGCCGGCCTGTCCGCCGCCCTGCATCTGCTCGGCGCCGGCCGCCGGGTCACCGTGGTCGAACGCGACCCCCGGCCCGGCGGACGGGCCGGCCGCCTGGAACTCGGCGGCTATCTGATCGACACCGGGCCCACCGTGCTGACCATGCCGGAGATCGCCGACGAGGCGTTCGCCGCGGTCGGGACCGCGCTGCGCGACCGCGTCGACCTGATCCCGCTGCGGCCCGCCTACCGGGCGCGCTTCGCCGACGGCGGCTCCCTCGACGTGCACACCGACGCCGAGGCGATGGAGGCCGAGATCGAACGGTTCGCCGGGGGCGCCGACGCCGCCGGTTACCGCCGGCTGCGGCACTGGCTGGGCCTGCTGTACCGGACCGAGCGGGGCCGCTTCCTCGACGCCGACTTCGACTCGCCGCTCCAGCTGCTCACCCCCGACCTGCTGCGGCTCGCCGCGCTCGGCGGCTTCGGCCGCTGGGAGGCGCGCATCGCCCGCCACCTGCGCGACGAACGGCTGCGCCGCGTCTTCTCCTTCCAGGCCCTGTACGCCGGTGTGCCGCCCGAGCGGGCCCTGGCCGCCTACGCGGTCATCGCCTTCATGGACACCGTCGCCGGGGTGTACTTCCCCCGCGGCGGCATGTACGCGCTGCCCCGCGCCATGGCCGGCACCGCGGCGGAGGCGGGCGCGGCGTTCCGCTACGGCGAGCGGGTGACCGGCCTCGAACGCCGCGGCGAGCGGATCACCGCCGTCGTGACCGAGCACACGCGCATCCCCTGCGACGCCGTCGTCCTCACCCCCGACCTGCCGGCCGCCTACCGCCTGCTGGGCCGTGCCCCGCGCCGCCCGGCCCGGCTCACCCACGCCCCGTCGGCCGTCGTGCTGCACGCCGGCTGCGACCGCACCTGGCCCGAACTGGCCCACCACACCCTGTCGTTCGGGCACGCCTGGCGGCGCACCTTCCACGAACTGACCCGTACCGGCGAGCTGATGAGCGACCCGTCCCTGCTGATCACCCGGCCCACCGCGACCGACCCGTCGCTGGCCCCGCCGGGCCGCCACCTGCACTACGTCCTCGCCCCCTGCCCCAACACCGACATCGGCCCCGGACCCGCCGACTGGGCCGCCCTCGCCCCCCGCTACCGCGACGGCCTGCTGCGCGAACTGGACCGCCGGGGCCTGACGGGCATCGCGTCAGCGATCGAGACCGAACGCCTCGTCACCCCCGCGGACTGGAGCGTGCTGGGACACGCGGCGGGCACCCCCTTCTCCGCCGCGCACACCTTCGCGCAGACCGGCCCGTTCCGGCCGCGCAACCTGGTGCGCGGCACCGCCAACGCCGTCCTCGCGGGCTGCGGCACCACCCCCGGCGTGGGCGTACCGCCCGTCCTGCTGTCCGGGAAACTGGCCGCCGCCCGCATCACCGGCCTGCCCCGCCCGCGCCCCGGCGCCCGCAGGCGCGGCACACCGGCGGCCCAGGGAGCGCGACGATGACCGCACGGGAACTGGACGCCGCCGGCATCACCGATCCCCGGCTGCGCGCCGCCTACCACCGCTGCCGGAAACTGAACGCCCGGCACGGCCGCACCTACTTCCTCGCCACCCGGCTCCTGCCGCCCGCCCGGCGCCCCGCCGTGCACGCCCTGTACGGTTTCGCCCGCTGGGCCGACGACATCGTCGACGTACCCGACGGCACCCCCGCCGGCCACGACGGCACCGGCACGGCGCGCCGGGCCGCCGCCCTGGACCGGCTGGCCGACGACCTCGCCCGGGGACTGGCCGGCGGGGACGGCGCCGACCCGGTGATCGTCGCCCTCGCGGACACCAGCCGCCGCTACGCCATCGACCACCGTCACTTCGCCGACTTCCTCACCGCCATGCGCAGCGATCTGACGGTCACCGAATACGCCCACTACGACGAACTGCGCGCCTACATGCACGGCTCGGCCGCCGTGATCGGGCTCCAGATGCTGCCCGTCCTCGGCACCGTGGTGCCCCGTGCGCAGGCCGCGCCCTACGCCGCCGAACTGGGGGTCGCCTTCCAGCTCACCAACTTCCTGCGGGACGTGGGGGAGGACCTCGACCGCGGCCGGATCTATCTGCCCCAGGACCTGCTCGCCGCGCACCGGGTCGACCGCGCGCTGCTGCGGTACTGCCGGGACAGCGGCCGCACCGACCCCCGGGTCACCGCCGCGGTACGGGAGTTCGCGGCCCTCACCCGCGCCGCGTACCGGCGAGCCGCCCCCGGACTGCCGATGCTCGATCCCGTCGCCCGCCCCTGCATCCGCACCGCGTTCGTGCTGTACGGCGGCATCCTGGACGCCGTCGCCGCCGACGGCTGGGCGGTGCTGCACCGCCGTGCCGCCGTGCCCCGCAGGCGCCGCGCGCTCGTCGCCGCCGACGGGCTGCTGCGGGTGACCGCCGCCCGGCTCGCCGACCGGCGCGCGGCGGTCCGTGTCCCCGCCGGGCACTTCCCCCCGTTCCCCCGGCCCGAGGAGGTCCGGTGACGCCTCGTTCCCGGCCCCGGCGCGGACGCCTGCCGGTGCGGCTGCGCCGGACGCCCGTCGCCTGGGAGCGGCAGCGTCCGACCTGGCGCGACGCCCGGCCCGCACTGATCGCCGACGCGCTGAAACGGGCCCAGGCCCGCCCCACCGGCAACTGGTACGTCGTCGGAGCCACCCGCGAGCTGCGCCCGGACCGGCCGCTGGCCCGCACCGTCGCCGGCCGGGAGGTGGTGCTGTGGCGGGACGCGACGGGCCGCCTCGTCGCCGGGCCAGGGGTCTGCCCCCATCTGGGCGCGCCGCTGCGGGACAGCCCGGTGCGCTGCGGCACCCTGGTGTGCCACTGGCACGGACTCGCCCTCGACGGGGGGCCGTTCACCGGCTGGGAGCCCTGGCCGGCCCACGACGACGGCGTGCTGCTGTGGGTACGGCTCGACGACGCCGGTGGCGAGGAACCCACCGGCAGCCCGCCGGTGCCCGAGCGCCCCGGCGCGGACCGCGCGCTGACGGCCGTGTACACCGCGGCCGGCCGCTGCGAGCCGGAGGACGTGGTCGCCAACCGCCTCGACCCGTGGCACGGGGCCTGGTTCCACCCGTACTCCTTCGTGGACCTCACCGTGGTCGGCGTCCCCGGCGCGGACGACGCGTTCACGGTCGACGTGTCCTTCAGGCTCGCCGGACGGCTCGTCGTGCCGGTGCGCGCGGTGTTCACGGCGCCCGGCCCGCGCACCGTCGTCATGCGGATCACCGACGGCGAGGGCGAGGGCTCCGTCGTGGAGACCCACGCGACGCCGCTGGGCACCGACGCCCTGGGCAGGCCGCGCACCGCGGTCGTGGAGGCGGTCGTGGCCACCTCCGAACGGCGCGGGTTCGCGGCGGCACGCCGGGCCGCGGCGCTCGTCGCCCCGGCGGTCCGCCGTACCGCGGGCCGGCTGTGGCGCGACGACCTGGCGTACGCCGAGCGGCGCTGGAGCCTGCGCTCCACGGGACGCTTCCCGGGCTGAGCGCGACTGCCACCCGGCCGGCCCGGCCGCAGCCGGCTCACGGGCGCTGTGGGGCTGACTGCCGCCGGCCGGCGCCCTCGTGGCCACCTGGCGCCCCGAACGCCGCACCCGGTCCGCCGCGCGGGGCCGTCCGGCGGGAGGTCTCCGTGTCCCCCCCCCGTGAGGCCCGCCCGCCGTCGTCCGGCGAGGCCCGTCACGGCCTGCGGGTCACAGCCGGCGCCAGCGTGCGCCGCACCACGAGAAGACACCGAACGCGGTGAGGCCGAGCGCGACGAGGGCGAGCAGCCAGGGGCCGGCCGGCAGGTCGCGGAAGGCGCGCAGCGTGTCGTCCATGCCCTTCGCCTCGCCGGGCCGGTGCCGGACGGCGGCGACGACGGCGAACACCCCCGCCACCGCGAAGACGACACCGCGCGCCGCGCCGCCGACCACGCCGAAGAAGTCCGTGAACCGCTCGGCCCCGCGCGACATGGCGTCGGTCCGCAGGTCCTTGCGGAACTTCTTGCGCACCGCCCGGACCGACATCCACAGACCGGCCACCACCACGGCGGCACCGGCGAGGCCGACGAGCCACTGGCCGCCCGGCCGGCCCAGGACCATGGCGGTGACGTCCCGGGTGCCCCGGTCGGAGGAGCCGCTGCCGCTGCCCCGGTGACCGACCGCGTAGGACAGCACGGAGAAGGACACGAAGCCGTAGAAGACACACCGGGCCGCCGCCGCGATCCGCTTCGACGGCTTGGCACCGCGCGGTCCGGGCCCGCCGAACACCTCCTCCGACAGCCGCCACAGCCCCATGCCGGCGAGCGCCGCCCCGACGACCCAGAGCATCGCCGCCCCGAACGGCCGCCCGGCCAGCTCCTCCAGCGCCCCGCCCCGGTCGGCCTGCCGGTGGTCGTCGGCCAGCGCGATCCGCAGCGCGAGGACGCCGACGAGAACGTAGATGAGCCCGCGGGCGACGAAGCCGGACCGAGCCGCCACGGCCATCGCCGTACCGTCCGCGGCGCCGCGTGCCCGGCTCCGCCCCCGCAGGGCCCATGACTGTGCATCCATACTCCGCCGATGCCCCGGGGACCCCGTTCGACACCTCGGCGTGTCCCCGCCCGAGGACGCCGGGCGGCCCTCAGCCGGCGGTGGCGGCCTCGTCGAGCGCGGCGAGGGCGGCGGCGGCCTCGGCCTGGCGGGGGTTCTTCAGCGCGGTCAGGGCGTCGCGGGCGGCCAGCAGCGTCTGCCGGGCCTCCGGGTGCCCCGTCGCGCCCAGCACCCGGCCCAGGTCGAGCCGGGCCGGTTCGGACCAGGCCGGCATCTGCGCGGCCTCGAACGCCGCGAGGGCCTGACGGAGCGACGGCTCGGCCTCGTGCCAGCGTTCCAGGGCCGCCAGGTCGTTGCCGATCTGCTGCCGGGCCACCGCGTGGTACAGGGCGATCACCCCGTCCGTCCGGCCCGGGATCCCCGCGGCGCAGATCCGCTCGCTGCGGCGGTGGATGTCCAGGGCCTCCGCCGCCCGGCCCGCCTCGCGCAGCAGCGTGCCGAGGGAGTTGAGGATCGTCAGCTCGGCCAGCCGGGACTGCGGGGAGTCCTGCGAGGCCAGGCAGCGGGCCGCCTCGCCCAGCCGCGCCAGGGCCTCCTGCGCCCTGCCCAGCCGGTGGAAGGCGCCCGCGCCGTAGCCGAGCGCCCAGCCCTCCTGGAGCCGGTCCCCGCAGTCGCGGGCCGCGGCGAGCGCGGCGTCGGCGCTCCGCAGCGCGGCGCGGGGATCGGCGACGCACAGGTTGTAGGCCCAGGCGAGGTAGTTGAGGTGGGCCGCCTCCTCCCGCCTGCTGCCCAGCGCCCGGGCGGAGCCGGCGGACAGCCGGAACACCTCCACCCACTGCTCCCAGTGCTGGTTGAGGTCGGAGAACCAGTGCATCGCCTCCGCCGTGTCCAGCACCTGCCGGTGGTGGCCGGTGGCGTGGGCCCGGCGCAGCGCGGCGAGCCACTGGGCCCGTTCGGCCTCCAGCCAGGCCCGCGCCTCGTCCCGGCCGGTGGGCGCGCTGTCCGGGTCCGGGTCGTCGTGCGGGGCGGCCGGGTCGTGCTCGATGTCGAAGTACAGCGCGGCGGCGGTGGCCCGGCGCAGCATCCAGCGCGCGGTCCGGTCGAGCGCGGCGGCGCGGACCTCGGGGCCGTCCTCGGCCGCGACCTGCTCGGCCGCGTAGAGCCTGAGCAGGTCGTGGAAGCGGTACCGCTCGCCGACGGCGTCGCTCTGGAGCAGCCCGGCGTCGGTCAGTTCCTCGGCGCAGCCCACCGCCTCGTCGTAGGACAGGCCGGCCAGGAGCGCGCCGGTCTCCGGGCTGAGGTCCGCGCCCGCGGCCAGCGCCGCCCGGCGCAGGAACACCCGGGCGTCCGGGCCCAGTTGGCGGTACGACAGCGCGAAGGCGGCCCGCACCCGCAGGCTTCCGGCCTGGAGACCGTCCAGCCGCCGGCCCTCGGCGGCGAGGCGGGCGACGAGCTTGCCCAGGCGTTCGTGCGGGCGGCTCAGCAGCCGCTGTCCGGCGATCCGCACGGCCAGCGGCAGGTGTCCGCACAGGTCGGCGAGGTCGCGCGCGGCCTGCGCCTCCGCCTGCACGCGCTCCGGGCCGATGATCCGGGTGAGGAGTTCGACCGCCTCCTCGCGCCGCAGCAGGGCCAGATCGGTGCGGTGGACGGATTCCAGACCCGCCAGGGAATGCCGGCTGGTGACGATGGTCAGCGACGGGCCGGTGCCCGGCAGCAGCGGGCCGACCTGGGCTTCGTCGACGGCGTTGTCCAGCACCAGGAGCAGCCGCCGCTCGCCGGCCACGGACCGCCACAGGCCCGCACGGTCCTCGGTGCCGGCCGGTATCGCCGCGTCGGCGACCCCCGCCGCGCGCAGCAGCCGGGCCAGCGCGTCCCGGGGGGTGGTCGGCTCGGGATCCATGCCGTGCAGGTCCAGGGCGAACCGCCCGTCCGGGAAGTGCGGGGCGAGCAGGTGCGCGGCGTGCACCGCGAACGCGGTCTTGCCGAGGCCGGGCTGTCCGGCGACCACGGTGACACGCGGCCGGTGCGGACCGGTGTCCCGGGCCAGGTCCAGCAGCCGGGCGAGGGCCGGGCCGCGGGCGGTGAAGTCCTGGATGTCGCGCGGCAGGGCCAGCGTGGCGGGGGCGGCCGGGGCGCCGGCCGTCCGGGATCGCGGGCGGCCCAGCGCGGCGGCCCGCTCCAGCTCCGCCGCCTCCTCCTCGGCCAGCCCCAGTGCCTCGGCCAGGATCCGGACCGTACGGCGCTGGGGCCCCCGGGTGCGCCCGCGCTCCATGTCGGCCAGCGCCCTGACGCTCACCCCGGACGCGTGCGCGAGCGCCTCCTGGCTCAGCCCGGCGCGGGCCCGCAGCCGGCGCAGCCGCTGCCCGAAGTCCTCCGCGGAAGGCGTGCCGCCCTGCACCGTCGACGTCCCCCGATCACCCGGCCCGTGCGGATGCGAGCCCCCGGCAGAAGTATGGCGGACCGTACTTCCGCCGGGGGAACCGCCTGGGCCGCGGGGAGCGGAAGTGATCGACTGGAGGCGAGGCGCGGGACGCCCGGACACCGCGAACCCGAGGCGACAAGGCCCCGGCGGACGGACACGGGCGGACCACGTGCGGGCCCGGCAGCGGTACAGACCACCCGCCACCGGGCCACCGGAACCGCGCAGCACCACCAGAACGGCACCGGCCGGCGGCACCGAGCCACGGCCTGGGGGAACCCTCCATGAACATGTCCCGTCACCGCTCCGTCCTGCTCGCCGTCGCGGGCGCGGCCCTCGTCCTGCCCCTCACCGCCTGCCAGGGCGACGGGGACGCCGCGTCGGCGCCCGCGGCCTCCGCCTCGGCGACCGCGCAGGGCTCGGACGGCAACGTCACCGGCACGCCCGGCCCGGCGGGTACGACCGACCCGGCGGGCTCGGCCGGATCGAACGGCTCCGCGGGCTCGAACGCCTCGAACGCCTCGAACGCCTCGAAGGGCTCCACCGGTTCCCCGGGCACGGGCGGTTCGACCGGCCGGCAGTCCTCCGCCGGCAGCCCGGTCTGCGGCGCGCGGGACGTCAAGGTCACCGCCGCCCTCCAGGGTGGGGCGCCCTACACCCACATCGTCCTCACGGCGAGGAACACCTCCGGCCACTCCTGCCGGCTGGCGGGTTTCCCGCACGTCCAGTTCCTGGAGAGCCACAAGCAGGACGCTCCGGCGGTGGCCAAAAGCAAGCCGGCCGCGCCGGTCGTGCTCGCCGCCGGGGAACCGGCCTACGCCCTGGTCAAGCTGTCGGACGGCGGGCGCGAGGAGGACGTCGAGCCGGTGTCGGCGTTCTCGGTGACGCTGGAGGGCGACCCGACGGTCATCGCCGTCGACGCGCCCGGCGGCGAGGGCATCGCCGTCGACGGCGCGAAGGCCCTCACCGGCTACTGGACCAGCGAACTCCGCAACGGCGCGGACGACTTCTGAGACCGGCCGCACGGCGGACACCCGCGGTCGCACCGGCATCGCGGTCCGGGTGAGTGCCGGTGCGACCGCGCCGGCCGGGGCGGGCGGGCCGGGGCCGCGTGCGGACCTCGCGGCTGACGGCACGGCGCCCGGCCGAGCACCGCTCGCCCACCGGCCGGGTGCCCCGCTCACGCGTGGGCGCTGATCACACCGCCGGCGCTGAGCACGATGTACACGCCGTTGGCGTCGAGCCCGACGTCGTGCTGGTTCGTCTGGAGCGTGGCGTCCACCGCGCCGTCGTTGCCGAGGATCTGCGCGCGCCAGCGCAGTTCGCCCGTCTTCGTGACCTTGGCCCTCCAGCCGCCCGCGAGTGCGAAGGTGCCCGGTCCCTGGTGGCCGCCGCCCATCCACGCGTGCAACTGGCCGCCCAGCGTGAGCACGATGAACATGTCGTTGGCGTCCAGCCCGGCGTCCGAGCCGTTCGTCTCCAGCGTGGCCAGCACCGAACCGCCGTGCACGATCCTGGCGACGTAGTGCTGGTCGCCGAGCCGGCGGATCTCGGCCGTGCTGCCGTCGGGCAGCGTCTGGGTGCGGGCCCGGGACGCGGTCTTGGCCGCAGCGGCCGGTGCGCCGCCGCGGTGCGCGGCGTCCGCTCCGGTCCGTACGCCGGCCGTGGCCCTGCCCGCGGCGATGGTCGCGGAGCCGATGGGCGTGGAGCCGCCGCCGGTGGTGACCGAGGCGGCGGCCTGCGGCTGCGGGCCGGACGCGGCGTCCTTGCCCCCGCTCTGGCAGGCGGCCAGCGAGAGGGCTGCCGCGGCGGCGACGGCCACCAGGCCGGCGGAGCGGAAGGTACGGCGAGTGATCATGATCCAAATCCCCCACGGAGTGTCGAGAGGCGTGGTCCCCGGCCGCCCGCTCGTGCGGGCCGCCGGCCGCCCCTGCTGTGTTCTTGCACCCCGTCAGATGACGCCGGACCCCGGGTTGTTCATCGACTTCTGTCCGCGTTCGGTAACAGCCGCGCCGCCGCCGTCCGGGAAGTGGGCGCGCAGGCGGTCCACCGCGTCCAGGTGCGACTCGCGCACGACGTAACGGGTGATCCCCCAGCGGCGCCGGTGCCGCTCCAGCGCGGCGGTGATCTCCCGGGCCGTGCCGACCCACGCGTAGGGCGAGCCGAGCACGTCGGCCGGGGAGCAGTTCAGCTGCCCGGCGATGCGGTGGGCCGCGGCCTCGGCGTCGTCGGTGACCTCCACCATCTGGACCAGGGCCTCGCGCGCCGGGGCGGTGGACCGGCCGGCGGCGCCCTGCTCGATCAGGTCGATCTGGCGGTCGATGTCCTCGGCCTTCCAGCGCGCCTCGTGCGTGTGGCCGTCGGGCAGGGTGCGGCCCAGCCCGCTCAGGCCCACGACGTCCGCGTGCGCCCCCGCCCAGCGCAGCAGCGCGGTGTTGCCGCC
This Streptomyces misionensis DNA region includes the following protein-coding sequences:
- a CDS encoding helix-turn-helix domain-containing protein; the encoded protein is MQGGTPSAEDFGQRLRRLRARAGLSQEALAHASGVSVRALADMERGRTRGPQRRTVRILAEALGLAEEEAAELERAAALGRPRSRTAGAPAAPATLALPRDIQDFTARGPALARLLDLARDTGPHRPRVTVVAGQPGLGKTAFAVHAAHLLAPHFPDGRFALDLHGMDPEPTTPRDALARLLRAAGVADAAIPAGTEDRAGLWRSVAGERRLLLVLDNAVDEAQVGPLLPGTGPSLTIVTSRHSLAGLESVHRTDLALLRREEAVELLTRIIGPERVQAEAQAARDLADLCGHLPLAVRIAGQRLLSRPHERLGKLVARLAAEGRRLDGLQAGSLRVRAAFALSYRQLGPDARVFLRRAALAAGADLSPETGALLAGLSYDEAVGCAEELTDAGLLQSDAVGERYRFHDLLRLYAAEQVAAEDGPEVRAAALDRTARWMLRRATAAALYFDIEHDPAAPHDDPDPDSAPTGRDEARAWLEAERAQWLAALRRAHATGHHRQVLDTAEAMHWFSDLNQHWEQWVEVFRLSAGSARALGSRREEAAHLNYLAWAYNLCVADPRAALRSADAALAAARDCGDRLQEGWALGYGAGAFHRLGRAQEALARLGEAARCLASQDSPQSRLAELTILNSLGTLLREAGRAAEALDIHRRSERICAAGIPGRTDGVIALYHAVARQQIGNDLAALERWHEAEPSLRQALAAFEAAQMPAWSEPARLDLGRVLGATGHPEARQTLLAARDALTALKNPRQAEAAAALAALDEAATAG
- a CDS encoding DUF5914 domain-containing protein; amino-acid sequence: MTPRSRPRRGRLPVRLRRTPVAWERQRPTWRDARPALIADALKRAQARPTGNWYVVGATRELRPDRPLARTVAGREVVLWRDATGRLVAGPGVCPHLGAPLRDSPVRCGTLVCHWHGLALDGGPFTGWEPWPAHDDGVLLWVRLDDAGGEEPTGSPPVPERPGADRALTAVYTAAGRCEPEDVVANRLDPWHGAWFHPYSFVDLTVVGVPGADDAFTVDVSFRLAGRLVVPVRAVFTAPGPRTVVMRITDGEGEGSVVETHATPLGTDALGRPRTAVVEAVVATSERRGFAAARRAAALVAPAVRRTAGRLWRDDLAYAERRWSLRSTGRFPG
- a CDS encoding DUF1206 domain-containing protein: MAVAARSGFVARGLIYVLVGVLALRIALADDHRQADRGGALEELAGRPFGAAMLWVVGAALAGMGLWRLSEEVFGGPGPRGAKPSKRIAAAARCVFYGFVSFSVLSYAVGHRGSGSGSSDRGTRDVTAMVLGRPGGQWLVGLAGAAVVVAGLWMSVRAVRKKFRKDLRTDAMSRGAERFTDFFGVVGGAARGVVFAVAGVFAVVAAVRHRPGEAKGMDDTLRAFRDLPAGPWLLALVALGLTAFGVFSWCGARWRRL
- a CDS encoding phytoene/squalene synthase family protein — protein: MTARELDAAGITDPRLRAAYHRCRKLNARHGRTYFLATRLLPPARRPAVHALYGFARWADDIVDVPDGTPAGHDGTGTARRAAALDRLADDLARGLAGGDGADPVIVALADTSRRYAIDHRHFADFLTAMRSDLTVTEYAHYDELRAYMHGSAAVIGLQMLPVLGTVVPRAQAAPYAAELGVAFQLTNFLRDVGEDLDRGRIYLPQDLLAAHRVDRALLRYCRDSGRTDPRVTAAVREFAALTRAAYRRAAPGLPMLDPVARPCIRTAFVLYGGILDAVAADGWAVLHRRAAVPRRRRALVAADGLLRVTAARLADRRAAVRVPAGHFPPFPRPEEVR
- a CDS encoding DUF4232 domain-containing protein, with protein sequence MNMSRHRSVLLAVAGAALVLPLTACQGDGDAASAPAASASATAQGSDGNVTGTPGPAGTTDPAGSAGSNGSAGSNASNASNASKGSTGSPGTGGSTGRQSSAGSPVCGARDVKVTAALQGGAPYTHIVLTARNTSGHSCRLAGFPHVQFLESHKQDAPAVAKSKPAAPVVLAAGEPAYALVKLSDGGREEDVEPVSAFSVTLEGDPTVIAVDAPGGEGIAVDGAKALTGYWTSELRNGADDF
- a CDS encoding lycopene cyclase family protein, with translation MDVESDVAVVGAGAAGLSLALRLARPPAGARPVTAVLLAAPPGPYRAARRTWCYWEAGAGPYDEALTACWQRLRVRSGDGRTLDRAIAPLRYKMLSSPAFEELAGRGLAGSPWVRTVEAVVERIESAAGGALVHGRRPDGGRVTARARWVFDSRPLPRLPPARTTLVQHFRGWFVRTPRPVFDAAAVELMDFRTPQPPHGLSFGYVLPTGPREALVEYTEFSRRPLGPAAYDRALRRYVTGTLGIGEHEVTGWEQGAIPMTDADFPRQSAARVFWIGAAAGATRPATGYTFSAVQRQAGAVAAALHAGRRPLPPRPHSARSRFMDAVLLHALDRGRIDGPAFFTELFARVPAARLLRFLDGRTSWPEDLAIGLHVPAAAMLRSALALPFAPRRDGRAPRPETV
- the crtI gene encoding phytoene desaturase family protein, with translation MTRTVTGPTDHVVVVGAGLAGLSAALHLLGAGRRVTVVERDPRPGGRAGRLELGGYLIDTGPTVLTMPEIADEAFAAVGTALRDRVDLIPLRPAYRARFADGGSLDVHTDAEAMEAEIERFAGGADAAGYRRLRHWLGLLYRTERGRFLDADFDSPLQLLTPDLLRLAALGGFGRWEARIARHLRDERLRRVFSFQALYAGVPPERALAAYAVIAFMDTVAGVYFPRGGMYALPRAMAGTAAEAGAAFRYGERVTGLERRGERITAVVTEHTRIPCDAVVLTPDLPAAYRLLGRAPRRPARLTHAPSAVVLHAGCDRTWPELAHHTLSFGHAWRRTFHELTRTGELMSDPSLLITRPTATDPSLAPPGRHLHYVLAPCPNTDIGPGPADWAALAPRYRDGLLRELDRRGLTGIASAIETERLVTPADWSVLGHAAGTPFSAAHTFAQTGPFRPRNLVRGTANAVLAGCGTTPGVGVPPVLLSGKLAAARITGLPRPRPGARRRGTPAAQGARR